TTGTGGAAATTCTTAAATTTCAGCTGTGAAAACTGCGCAAAGCTAGGGGACGAAAAAATGATTCATGTATTTAGAATGAATGGATATAATATCGCTGTTGACGGAAACAGTGGAAGTATACACCTGCTTGATAATATAGGCTACCAAATTCTTAACGGAATGCAACAGCTAGATCCACTTGATGATGTGATTCAGCGCTTAAAAAGAGACTACCCAGTTCTGGAAATAATTGAAGCCTATGATGAGATCAAGACGTTGAAAGAAAAAGAGATGCTTTTTACTCCCAATCGGATTATTGAAGAAGCTATATCCCTAAACAAAAGTGATAATAGTATCAAAGCTCTGTGCCTTCACGTTGCACATGACTGCAATTTAAGCTGCGCGTACTGCTTCGCTTCAAAAGGAAATTACCAAAGTCGACGAAGTCTTATGTCTGAGGAAGTGGCTATAAAGGCTGTTGATTTTCTTATTGATAACTCTGGTAAGAGACACAACATAGAAATTGATTTTTTTGGTGGTGAACCTTTATTAAATTTCAACACCATCAAAAAAGTTGTTTTGTATGGGCGAAAAGTTGAAAAGAATAGAGGAAAAAAGTTTTATTTCACGATAACGACAAACGGAACCTTGCTCAATCAAGAAAACATAGATTTTATCAATGAATATATAGATAACGTTGTTATAAGCCTTGATGGAAGGAAAGAGGTACATGATTCAATCAGGTATGATAGAGTTGGGAAGGGGACTTACGACAGGATTGTACCTCTGGCCCAGAAGCTTGTTAGCGGAAGAAACACTAAAAGCTACTTCATTAGAGGCACCTTCACTGCGAGAAACAAGGATTTTACCAGGGATGTGATGCATCTTGCAGACCTGGGGTTTAAAGAAATATCGGTGGAACCGGTTGTCGGAGTGGGTAAGGATATACATATAAAAGAAGAGGATATTCAGACTATATTAGACGAATACGAAAAACTCGCAGTAGAGTATTTAAACTGCCTGCAACAGGGTCGGAATTTTCGTTTTTATCATTTCAACCTGAACCTGTATGAAGGCCCCTGCATATATAAAAGAATTATTTCGTGCGGTGCAGGATTCGAATATTTTGCTGTATCGCCGGAAGGACATTTGTACCCATGCCACCAATTTGTAGGTCAAAAAGATTTTGTTATGGGCGATATATATCACGGGATCGAAAATACAAAACTGCTCGATAAATTCAAAAACAACAACATTTTGACCAAAGAAAGATGCCGGGAATGCTGGGCTAAATTGTTCTGCTCAGGAGGTTGCCATGCCAATGCTTGGTACTCAAACGGTGATATAGCTAAACCTAATGACATTGCATGTGAGTTACAAAAGAAAAGAATTGAGTGTGCAATAATGGTCCAGGTAGCTACCCAGAAGAAATGTTCAGTTGCCTGAGCAGGGAAAATCAGGAAAGAATAAAGGAATGATGAGAATTACAACCTTATTTTTCAAAGTGTTGCGAGATGCAAAAAAATAGCACCTTGCCATTGCAGAATGCAACATAATGCAACAAATATGCAGGGTGAATATTCATCCCCAATCTATCGGCCGCTTATTCTTCCTGAAAAATTCTGTTTGCTCCTGATTGGCATGATATTTGCTTGTTGTATCGGGCAGGGGGGAAAGCAATGAAGGTGGCTATTCCATTTTTTGCCCAATATATCGCACCGCGCTTCGACTGTGCTGACCGTTTCTTAATTGTCGACATCGTAAATGGAGAGATTAAACACCAGGATATATGGGAATGTCGCGATAGTTCCCCTCTGATCAGAACTCAGGCCCTGGCTGACCTGGCGGTAGATGTTTTGATCTGTGGCGCGATTGACAACTGTTCCTTCCGCCTGCTTTCGGCCAGCGGCAAGCAGGTGGTGTCCTGGCAGAGCGGTCAGGTTGACGAGGTCTTAGCCCGTTTGCTGTCAGGCGAAATCTGCGGGGCTGGTTGTGGATTTAGACGGACCAGGGCTGGGCCACGGTGTGGAGCGGGCAATACCCGGTGCTGCCAGCAGCACGGGACGAAAAAACGAAAGGAAGGAGGGGTGTGAAATGCCAGGTGGTGATGGAACCGGTCCGCTGGGCCAAGGACCACGGGGTTTTGGCTGTCGACATCCGCGCAACACGGGGCGTGGCGGAAATAACCCTGGCGGTGCCAATCAACGGTCGTGGTGTCGGGGCGGTGGAGCCAGGCAGGGTTGGGGCCGACGGATGGCCCCAGACCAAGATGGAACTCAGCCCGGGCAGAAACCTAACAGTGATATTTAACGATATTTAACGGCAAACGGTGAATGAAATGACGCAAGGCTAACTGCTAAGTGGAGGGCAGTGGGAAGGAGGGAGCATGACCAACACCGAGTGGGAACTTTATAAAGAACTGCAAGGAAAACTGCGTGAAATTGAGGTTAAAGTCAGGTGGACCCAGAGAATGCTGCAGAACGGCCAGGACTGGCAAACCGTGGTCAGCCAGTTGGGTAGGATCAGAGCTGTGCTGGATGAAGTGGCCATCAATCTTGATATTGTTTAATCGAGGTGGATTATGAAAATTGCAGTAACCGCCCAGGGTCAACGTCTGGATTCAGGGGTTAACCCTCGCTTTGGACGAGCCAAATGGCTGGTAATATACGATCTGAATAATGACACATATGAGGTCATGGAAAATCGCCAGAACCTGGAGGCTGCTCAGGGAGCCGGGGTGCAAACCGCCTCACTGATAGCCTCGAGCGGCGCGAGTGCCGTTCTCACTGGCAACGTCGGACCAAAAGCCTTTAAGGTGTTGCAAGCGGCCGGCATCAAAACCTATATTGGGGTAAGTGGCACGGTGGAGCAGGCCATTACCCAGTACCGGACCGGCAGTTTAGTCGAAGCCAGTAGTCCCAACGTAGAAGGGCACTGGATGTAGCCAACACATTGTGGAGGGATAGAATTTGCTGATTGCTGTCGCCAGCGGAAAAGGAGGGACAGGCAAGACCACCGTGGCCACCAATCTTGCCGCTGCTTTAGCCGGTCGGGCACAGTTAATAGACTGTGATGTAGAAGAACCCAATATCCACCTTTTCTTGCATCCCAAAATCATTCACCACCAGGAAGTCACCAAGCCGATCCCGCAAATTGATTTCGAAAAGTGCCTTTTTTGCGGGGCGTGTCAGAACATTTGCCAGTTTAACGCCATCGCGGTGCTGAAAAATAGTGTTTTGACCTTTCCCGAGCTATGTCACTCCTGCGGCGGCTGCCGGGCTGTTTGTCCGACCGAGGCGATCCGCGAGGTTCCCCGTCTGATTGGACGGATCGAAACTGGCTGGGCTGGTGAACTGGGAGTCATTACCGGGCGCCTGATGGTGGGGGAACCGATGGCCCCGCCCTTGATCCGGGCGGTCAAGCGGCAAATAGACAAAACTAAAATAGTGATCATCGACGCACCGCCCGGTACCTCATGTTCCGTTATTCAGAGTTTGAGAAACTGCGATTTCTGCCTCCTGGTGACCGAACCCACCCCTTTCGGCTGGCACGACCTGAAGTTGGCGGTGGCCACTGTACGGCAAATGGGAATTCCTTTTGGGGTGGTAATTAACCGGGCCGATATCGGCTCGGGAGAAGTCGAAGAATGGTGTGCCGAAGAAGGGGTCCCCATCCTGCTTAAAATCCCTTTTCAACGGGAAATCGCAGTAGCTTATTCCCGGGGCCAACTCCTGCTGGACCTTGACCCGGCATGGAAAAGGATTTTTCTCGAACTTTGCCAACGGGTCCAAAAATTATCTGGACGAAAAAGTGGGGGTGAGGGAGCTGAAACAGATAACTGTAGTTAGCGGCAAAGGAGGCACCGGCAAAACAACTTTGACAGCAGCCTTTGCCTCCCTGAGCGGAAACTGCGTCGTGGCCGACTGTGATGTGGACGCCCCGGACCTTCACCTCCTGCTTGACCCGCAAATCAAGGTGAGACACCAGTTTGTTGGTGGCAAAACCGCCCAAATTAATGAAACACTTTGCCTTAAGTGCGGAATCTGCCTGGAACGTTGCCGTTTCGAGGCCATTACGGCCGAATACCTGATTGAGGCACTGTACTGTGAAGGGTGCGGGGTCTGCGTCAATTTCTGCCCCGTGCAGGCAGTAAACCTGATCGAAAAAAATTCGGGGCAGTGGTATATATCCGAAACCCGCCTGGGGCCCATGGTCCACGCGCAGCTTGGCGCAGGCGAGGACAACTCTGGCAAACTGGTGACTAAAGTCAGAGAAGAAGCCCGCCGAACGGCAGAAGCTGAGCAACGCGAACTGGTCATCATTGACGGTCCGCCGGGGATCGGCTGCCCGGCGATCGCCTCAATCACCGGGACAGATTACGTTGTAGTCGTCACCGAGCCGAGCCGATCCGGCCGGCATGACCTGGAACGGGTAGTGGAACTGGTTAGTCACTTTGGGATCAGGACGGGAGTCTGTATCAACAAATATGATCTTAATCAAGAGATCAGTCAGGAGATCATGGCCTATTGTCTCGAAGGAAACCTCGACTTTTTGGGGACAGTACCATTTGACCGGGCCGTGGTTGATGCTTTGGTCAAGCGGCAAACGATAATAGAAGCCGGACCAGGGCCAGTCACAAAAGCGGTAAGAAAAATCTGGGAGAGGTTAAACAGAAAGATAAACTAAAATTCAGAAAGGATGAACACCATGCGCATTGCGGTTCCAGTGGCTGAAAAACGGCTGTGCCAACATTTCGGGCACTGTGCTGAGTTTCAGTTGTTTGATGTAGATGAGCAGGAAAAGAAAATAATAAGTGAAAAAATTGTGCCAGCTCCTGAACACCAACCAGGGCTTTTACCGGCATGGCTGGGGGAACAGGGGGTAACCGTAGTCATTGCCGGCGGCATGGGGGCGCGGGCCCAGCAGCTTTTTGCAGCCCGCCAGATCAAAGTGGTCACTGGCGCGCCAGCCTTTGAACCGCGCCAGGTTGTCTTAAGTTATCTTCATGGGACACTGGTTACTGGCGAAAACACCTGTGATCATTAAAAAAAGTTCAAGCAATAAAAACTCAGGAATAAAACAACAAACGTTTATGGAGGCGAAGTAGTAGTGAGCGAACACTGCCAGACATGCGGAGATGCTAACAGCACTAACTGCCAGACCTGTATGGAAAACGAGAAACCAATCGCGCTGCAGGCCAGCGAGGTTAAGAAAGTGATCGCGGTCATGAGCGGTAAGGGAGGGGTGGGGAAATCTTCAGTTACTGCCTTGCTGGCGGTCAGTTTGGTGAAAGAAGGCTTTAAGGTGGGCATCCTGGATGCCGATATTACCGGCCCAAGCATTCCCAGAATGCTTGGTTTGACTGAACGGATCCGCGGTTCGGCTTTAGGGATGGTGCCACCAGCTTCACGTTTAGGGATCAAAGTGATGTCGATGAACTTGCTACTGCCTCAAGAGGACGAGCCGGTAATTTGGCGGGGGCCCCTCATCGCCGGCGCAGTCAAACAGTTCTGGGAAGAAGTTTTCTGGGGGGAACTGGATTACCTTTTGGTAGATCTTCCCCCGGGGACCGGTGATGTACCGTTGACGGTGATGCAGTCGCTGCCCGTGAGCGGGATAGTGGTTGTTTCTTCGCCGCAGGAGTTGGTCCAAATGGTGGTGAAGAAAGCGGTTCAGATGGCGAAAAAGATGGGTGTTCCCCTATTGGGACTGGTGGAAAACATGAGCTATGTCCTCTGTCCGAACTGCCAGGAAGCATTTGAGGTTTTTGGACCCAGCCGGGTTGAGGAAATTGCGGAAAGCCTTGGCATTCGCTGCCTGGGCCGGGTGCCGATTGACCCTGATTTTAACCGGCTGGCTGATGCGGGCCGGGTTGAGCACTATCAAGGACAGGCCACGTCAGAATTGGTTGGTAAACTATTAGAAATTGTTTGATAAAGTTTTTGCTGCAATAGACTGCCCAAAATATTATCCAATATGGAGGCGTTCAACAGTGGCGATAATTATTGATCAGAGTAAATGCACAGGCTGCGGACTTTGCGCAGATGTTTGCCCGGTTGAGGCAATTTCGGTAGATGAGACAGCTTCAGAAGATGTCAGTGTATGTCTTGACTGTGGTGCGTGCGTAGATTCGTGCGTTAATGAAGCCATTAGCCTACCAGATGAGTGAGAAGGTATGAGGGGGGTAAAAGAAATGTTGTGGCCTGTGAAAATAGTTGCCAGAGTATTTTTCCCCCGACCGACGAAATTTCTGAGAACCATATTACTGACGGGGGCCGCTATTGGATTTGACCAGATAAAGAAAGCATCTACAACAAAGCAAAGAAAAGACTATCCCAATGGTGAGCAGAAAAAGCAGACTCATAGTCCACAGAATGATAAAATAAATATAGACAATAGAATAAAAAACAGACACATTGCTGACTGAAAATATTCTGGGAAAAGGTGAACATTTACAGCCGATTTGTACAGAAGTTTGGTTCTCCCTGTTGCGTTAACGAAATTAAGCATCACTATACCGCTGGGGTCAAAGCCCGACCAGGAATTGAGTTTTAGCGAGGAATAAAATTTGGCGTGCGCACGTGAGATAACAAGGGGGAAAAATTAATGGAAATCCGCATTGCTGGCATTACACCAGAAAGCGTCGTTGATGGCCCTGGAATAAGAATGGTTATCTATGCTCAGGGATGTAAACATAATTGCCCAGGCTGTCATAACCCGGAGACGCATGATTTGGATGGCGGCAGGCTGATGAGTGTTGAAGAAATTTTGCAGATTGTAGGCAAAGGCAAGCTAATCAAGGGAGTGACATTTTCTGGTGGTGAACCTTTTTTGCAAGCAGCTGAATTTGCTGTTTTAGGTAGGGCGATTAAAAAAAGGGGATTAGACTTGATTACTTACACAGGATATACGTTTGAACAATTATTGGAGCTGGCCAAAGATAACCAGGGGGTTAAAGAGCTTCTTGAGGTCAGTGATTTTATTGTGGATGGGCCGTTTTTGATTAAGAAACGTGATTTGACACTACCATGGCGAGGCTCAACAAATCAAAGATTTATCAATGTCAAAAAATCTTTAGAAAAAGGGTATGCCGTAGAAGGAGAAGGTTGAATGGAAGTTTTCTGCTGAAAGTAACGTCTGAGATGATATCAATAAGTGGCAGACGCGTTGGCTACACTATTAAGTCCCCGGGCAAGCAAAATAATTGACGGGGATTTTATATTTTAATTATTGACATATACCCATAACTAGGCGATAATAGTAATGGGTATATACCCAAAAAGTAAGGAGGGAGAAAAATTGCCCAGACCAACCAAGGCGCGCAAGGTTGGATTCGTCCCAACAGTAACGTATTTTAAACCTGTTGGGATAGAGTTGACTGGACTTGACGAAGTACAGTTGGGAATTGATGAACTGGAAGCCCTGAGACTTAAAGACTTTCTCGGGATGGAGCAGCAGGAGTGCGCTGAGCAGATGAACCTGGCCCAAAGTAGTTTTCAAAGGATATTGGCTTTAGCGCGGTCTAAAGTAGCTTATGCACTGGTCGAAGGGCTGCCGATAAGAATTGAAGGGGGGAACTATCAAGTCTTTGTCCCTTGGGTATGTCGGGCTTGTGGCCATGAATGGGAGGCTTTGTTACCAGAGACCGAGTTAAGCCAGCGATGCCCTTCATGTGCCAGCGAGCAGACAGAAAATCTTTGGCACCGATGTAATTTTGGCGGCCCGCCTCCCTGGGCCAGAGCCAGGAGAGGCAGATACCGCGGCGGTAGAGGCTAACGTTTGTTTCTTCAGCTGGGTTACGGTTAAGAAATCAATGAAACCTGGCAGCCAGCAGTTCTGGTTGGGTTATATAACGGCCGGGGTAGAAACGGCAACAGGGATGAAAAATTATAAGTAAAAAAAGGAGGGATTGTTATGCCGAGAGGAGACGGAACTGGACCGTTGGGGATGGGTCCTCGAACTGGGCGTGGATTGGGGTACTGTGCAGGTTTTAGTTTGCCAGGATATCTGAATGGTGGATTGGGTATCAGATGGGGCCGCAGAAGGGGCTTAGGTCTTGGCTTTGGCCTTGGCCTTGGTCGTGGCCTTTTGTGGGCTGCTATGCAAAATTGGCCAGTATTTAGACCATTCTGGGGTGGCGGTTTTGCTACTGATACCACAATGGCAGAGCAGGAAAGAGCAATCCTGGAAAACGAGGTTAACTTTTTAAAAACGCAAATAAAGCAGATGGAAAAACGCCTGGCAGAGTTGAGGGCTCGTAAAGAAGATTTAGGAGCTGAAGAATCAGCAGAACAATAACCGTATCATAAATAAATGCTTAAATTTTGACAGGTATAGTCAAGACTATGCTGTGCAGAGAAAAATTATTGTTCCTCCCCTTAGCCGTTATCCCGGCTATTTTATTTATTTTATTTAAGATTCCTTAAGGAATAAGTGGCTACGATGCTGTTACGATAGTGAATTTTCCCTAAGAGGGGAAGATGACGATAATGAAGTCGCGGCTTGAGGATATAACCAAAGAATTAAGATCGACCCAGTACAGATTAACTCCCCAGCGGGCAGCTGTTCTGCGCATCCTGGCTGAACACAGCGATCAGCACCTGAGTGCTGAAGAAGTCTATGAATTGGTAAGAAAAAAAGGGGCTGGGATTGGCTTGGCTACTGTTTACCGAACACTGGAACTTTTGGTGGAGACGAAGATCGTCCACAGAGTTGATTTTGGTGACGGCCGAAGTCGATATGAATTTGCCTCTCAGGAACGTTCTGGACACTACCATTTAATCTGCTTGCGTTGCGGCGAAGTAACGGAAACAAAAAGAGATTTACTCAATCAACTGCAGGATATGATTAAACGGCAATATGGTTTCCAGGTTATGGACCATACTGCAAAATTTTTTGGTTATTGCCCGCATTGCCAGGAGATAATGGACACTGAAGAATTACCCTGACACAGTTATTTGAATTTCCTGGGCGATTTCCTGATCGACCGCCACCTGGGTGAACCCAACCTGGAAAACATAGGCAGGAAACTTCTGCAGGAGACGAATCGGTAAACCGGGGTAAACACCCAGGGCCATCAGCTTCCTTAATTTATAGGGTTCGCTGGTTGTCAGCGAATAGATCCACCCTTGTTCACCTGGCTGCAAATTGGCAAGTGATACATTAACTGACATAATGGCATCTATCCCTCCATTTTCTCAACCAGGATGATCCCTGGTTCTTTCAGGATTTCATAACCGCAAAACGTGCATTTGTTCATAGTTTCAACCCTGTCAAATTAATTAGCCAGTTGAGGACGAATCCAGCCAGAAACGCGAAGGGGAAGATAAAAGCGGCGATGGCCACTGCGGTTTTAAAGCCGCGCTCCTTGATCATCATGATAAACTGGGCAATACAGGGGACAAAGAGCGTCAGGGTAGCAGCTGTCACCACCAGTTGGGTCCCCGTGAGACCGCCGGTTTGGTAGAGGTCAAATAATCCAGCGGCGCCATAGTCCCGACGGAAGAAACCAAACAAAAAAATTTGCGCGGTCTCATCAGGCAGGCCAAGCCAATTCACCATCGGTGCCAGCCAGGCAATTAATTGCTGGAAAATCCCTGTAATATTTCCGGCCCAGATCAGCACACTGGCCAGGATGAACAGCGGGAGGACTTCCAGCAGATACCACTGCATCCGGGTGTAAGTCTTGGTCAGGACGTTCCGCCAGTTTGGCCAGCGCAGCGGCGGGAGTTCCATATAGAAGGTTGGGCGCTCACCTGGCAAGAGTTTAGCAGTCAACCAACCAATCAGTAAAAAGATCAGAAGAATAAACCCGCTCCAAACCGCGATCGCTCCTGGCCGCCCGGCTAAAACAGCCATAATTACTCCTAACTGCGCTGAGCAGGGAACGGCGAGGG
This sequence is a window from Bacillota bacterium. Protein-coding genes within it:
- a CDS encoding 4Fe-4S binding protein, giving the protein MKQITVVSGKGGTGKTTLTAAFASLSGNCVVADCDVDAPDLHLLLDPQIKVRHQFVGGKTAQINETLCLKCGICLERCRFEAITAEYLIEALYCEGCGVCVNFCPVQAVNLIEKNSGQWYISETRLGPMVHAQLGAGEDNSGKLVTKVREEARRTAEAEQRELVIIDGPPGIGCPAIASITGTDYVVVVTEPSRSGRHDLERVVELVSHFGIRTGVCINKYDLNQEISQEIMAYCLEGNLDFLGTVPFDRAVVDALVKRQTIIEAGPGPVTKAVRKIWERLNRKIN
- the nrdG gene encoding anaerobic ribonucleoside-triphosphate reductase activating protein, producing MEIRIAGITPESVVDGPGIRMVIYAQGCKHNCPGCHNPETHDLDGGRLMSVEEILQIVGKGKLIKGVTFSGGEPFLQAAEFAVLGRAIKKRGLDLITYTGYTFEQLLELAKDNQGVKELLEVSDFIVDGPFLIKKRDLTLPWRGSTNQRFINVKKSLEKGYAVEGEG
- a CDS encoding DUF134 domain-containing protein, translated to MPRPTKARKVGFVPTVTYFKPVGIELTGLDEVQLGIDELEALRLKDFLGMEQQECAEQMNLAQSSFQRILALARSKVAYALVEGLPIRIEGGNYQVFVPWVCRACGHEWEALLPETELSQRCPSCASEQTENLWHRCNFGGPPPWARARRGRYRGGRG
- a CDS encoding transcriptional repressor, which translates into the protein MKSRLEDITKELRSTQYRLTPQRAAVLRILAEHSDQHLSAEEVYELVRKKGAGIGLATVYRTLELLVETKIVHRVDFGDGRSRYEFASQERSGHYHLICLRCGEVTETKRDLLNQLQDMIKRQYGFQVMDHTAKFFGYCPHCQEIMDTEELP
- the scfB gene encoding thioether cross-link-forming SCIFF peptide maturase, with product MIHVFRMNGYNIAVDGNSGSIHLLDNIGYQILNGMQQLDPLDDVIQRLKRDYPVLEIIEAYDEIKTLKEKEMLFTPNRIIEEAISLNKSDNSIKALCLHVAHDCNLSCAYCFASKGNYQSRRSLMSEEVAIKAVDFLIDNSGKRHNIEIDFFGGEPLLNFNTIKKVVLYGRKVEKNRGKKFYFTITTNGTLLNQENIDFINEYIDNVVISLDGRKEVHDSIRYDRVGKGTYDRIVPLAQKLVSGRNTKSYFIRGTFTARNKDFTRDVMHLADLGFKEISVEPVVGVGKDIHIKEEDIQTILDEYEKLAVEYLNCLQQGRNFRFYHFNLNLYEGPCIYKRIISCGAGFEYFAVSPEGHLYPCHQFVGQKDFVMGDIYHGIENTKLLDKFKNNNILTKERCRECWAKLFCSGGCHANAWYSNGDIAKPNDIACELQKKRIECAIMVQVATQKKCSVA
- a CDS encoding 4Fe-4S binding protein translates to MAIIIDQSKCTGCGLCADVCPVEAISVDETASEDVSVCLDCGACVDSCVNEAISLPDE
- a CDS encoding ATPase, giving the protein MRIAVPVAEKRLCQHFGHCAEFQLFDVDEQEKKIISEKIVPAPEHQPGLLPAWLGEQGVTVVIAGGMGARAQQLFAARQIKVVTGAPAFEPRQVVLSYLHGTLVTGENTCDH
- a CDS encoding NifB/NifX family molybdenum-iron cluster-binding protein, with amino-acid sequence MKIAVTAQGQRLDSGVNPRFGRAKWLVIYDLNNDTYEVMENRQNLEAAQGAGVQTASLIASSGASAVLTGNVGPKAFKVLQAAGIKTYIGVSGTVEQAITQYRTGSLVEASSPNVEGHWM
- a CDS encoding NifB/NifX family molybdenum-iron cluster-binding protein, whose amino-acid sequence is MKVAIPFFAQYIAPRFDCADRFLIVDIVNGEIKHQDIWECRDSSPLIRTQALADLAVDVLICGAIDNCSFRLLSASGKQVVSWQSGQVDEVLARLLSGEICGAGCGFRRTRAGPRCGAGNTRCCQQHGTKKRKEGGV
- a CDS encoding ferrous iron transport protein A, with product MSVNVSLANLQPGEQGWIYSLTTSEPYKLRKLMALGVYPGLPIRLLQKFPAYVFQVGFTQVAVDQEIAQEIQITVSG
- a CDS encoding P-loop NTPase; the encoded protein is MLIAVASGKGGTGKTTVATNLAAALAGRAQLIDCDVEEPNIHLFLHPKIIHHQEVTKPIPQIDFEKCLFCGACQNICQFNAIAVLKNSVLTFPELCHSCGGCRAVCPTEAIREVPRLIGRIETGWAGELGVITGRLMVGEPMAPPLIRAVKRQIDKTKIVIIDAPPGTSCSVIQSLRNCDFCLLVTEPTPFGWHDLKLAVATVRQMGIPFGVVINRADIGSGEVEEWCAEEGVPILLKIPFQREIAVAYSRGQLLLDLDPAWKRIFLELCQRVQKLSGRKSGGEGAETDNCS
- a CDS encoding DUF5320 domain-containing protein, with the protein product MPRGDGTGPLGMGPRTGRGLGYCAGFSLPGYLNGGLGIRWGRRRGLGLGFGLGLGRGLLWAAMQNWPVFRPFWGGGFATDTTMAEQERAILENEVNFLKTQIKQMEKRLAELRARKEDLGAEESAEQ
- a CDS encoding Mrp/NBP35 family ATP-binding protein, encoding MENEKPIALQASEVKKVIAVMSGKGGVGKSSVTALLAVSLVKEGFKVGILDADITGPSIPRMLGLTERIRGSALGMVPPASRLGIKVMSMNLLLPQEDEPVIWRGPLIAGAVKQFWEEVFWGELDYLLVDLPPGTGDVPLTVMQSLPVSGIVVVSSPQELVQMVVKKAVQMAKKMGVPLLGLVENMSYVLCPNCQEAFEVFGPSRVEEIAESLGIRCLGRVPIDPDFNRLADAGRVEHYQGQATSELVGKLLEIV